In a genomic window of Nesterenkonia halotolerans:
- a CDS encoding small multi-drug export protein translates to MFETLTLASNVAATMGEDHWITGLQNWTQDLPAALQWLGVILVSAIPFVESFFGGPIGILAGMHPAIAITAAVVGNMLSLILVVYVAHWVRTAILHKRPQPDPEKSAKRQKVKRIFDRFGVPGVSILGPLALPSQFTAPLMVSFGASRHAVMAWMLVSVILWGVGFGLIAAWGLSLVG, encoded by the coding sequence ATGTTCGAAACACTCACACTCGCCAGCAATGTCGCCGCCACGATGGGCGAGGACCACTGGATCACCGGCCTGCAGAACTGGACCCAGGACCTCCCGGCAGCCCTGCAATGGCTCGGCGTCATCCTCGTCTCGGCGATCCCCTTCGTAGAGTCGTTCTTCGGAGGCCCCATCGGGATCCTCGCCGGCATGCATCCTGCCATCGCGATTACCGCCGCCGTCGTCGGCAATATGCTCTCGCTCATCCTGGTGGTCTATGTGGCCCACTGGGTGCGCACAGCGATCCTGCACAAGCGGCCGCAGCCGGATCCGGAGAAGTCCGCCAAGCGGCAGAAGGTGAAGCGCATCTTTGACCGCTTCGGCGTCCCCGGGGTCTCCATCCTGGGACCCCTGGCGCTGCCCAGCCAGTTCACCGCCCCTCTGATGGTCTCCTTCGGAGCCTCGCGGCATGCAGTCATGGCGTGGATGCTGGTGTCGGTGATCCTCTGGGGCGTCGGCTTCGGCCTGATCGCCGCCTGGGGACTCAGCCTCGTCGGATAA
- a CDS encoding TetR family transcriptional regulator yields MQENLSQRERNQRESWNAIHQAAFELTRAGGPGAATVDEIASRAGVSRRTFFNYFPAKEDAVLGTRSAELDPDAVERFHASSEDELSRVVHLFVAVVRTCLPAETAARRRQIISEHPQLRARLAELLAQVEQLVHGAVHAEAERGGLRLPGGGGEQAFEALLILAGGITKFTFSRYHESASESLDPFISESIAQFRNVVENTR; encoded by the coding sequence GTGCAAGAAAATCTGAGTCAACGTGAACGCAACCAGCGCGAGAGCTGGAATGCCATCCACCAAGCGGCCTTCGAACTGACCAGGGCCGGCGGTCCCGGTGCCGCAACCGTGGATGAGATCGCCTCCCGCGCCGGGGTGTCCCGGCGCACCTTCTTCAACTACTTCCCGGCGAAGGAGGACGCAGTGCTCGGGACCCGGTCGGCCGAACTCGATCCCGACGCCGTCGAACGCTTCCATGCGTCCTCCGAGGATGAGCTGTCCCGGGTGGTCCACCTCTTCGTCGCCGTGGTCCGCACCTGTCTGCCGGCCGAGACCGCTGCGCGGCGCCGGCAGATCATCTCCGAACACCCTCAGCTGCGCGCCCGGCTCGCCGAGCTGCTCGCGCAGGTGGAGCAGCTCGTGCATGGCGCAGTGCACGCCGAGGCGGAGCGGGGCGGTCTGCGCCTGCCCGGCGGCGGGGGAGAGCAGGCCTTCGAGGCCCTGCTGATCCTCGCCGGAGGCATCACCAAATTCACCTTCTCTCGGTACCACGAGTCCGCGTCCGAGAGTCTCGATCCATTCATCAGCGAGTCCATCGCCCAGTTCAGAAATGTCGTGGAGAACACCCGATGA
- a CDS encoding MDR family MFS transporter, which translates to MSTPETSSIPKVTPPHEREAAPADARDATEAPAPAEPETGHLGLIFSALILAMLMASLGQTVLATALPTIVGELDGVEHMAWVITAFILASTVMMPVYGKLGDMFGRKPLFIFAILAFVIGSALGGAADGMGQLIGARVIQGIGGGGLMILSQATIADVVPARERGKYMGVMGGVFAFSSVAGPLLGGWLTTGPGWRWTLWMNVPLGLLALVGIAMLLKLPKRAPETRGRIDVWGMALLGAATTAVVLVATWGGGEYAWSSPMILGLIAAAIITGAIFTWVESRTPEPILPLMLFRSRNFVLTMVAGLITGMAMFGALGYMPTYLQMVTGYTPAQAGLLMIPMMGTLLVAGIVVGRRVSKTGRYKKVMVVGSVITALGLGLLSTVSADSPVILECIYLGVLGLGLGCTMQLLTLVAQNSFALRFVGTATAGQNYFRQVGATLGSAVVGSLFATRLTDLLRDRLPAGAADGAGANSLTPELVRSLPDAAYTVVVESYNEALMPLFLLLAPIALISTLMLIFVDEKPLATTLDR; encoded by the coding sequence ATGAGCACCCCCGAAACGTCATCCATCCCCAAGGTCACCCCGCCGCACGAACGGGAGGCCGCCCCGGCCGACGCCCGTGACGCCACGGAGGCGCCCGCTCCCGCCGAACCGGAGACCGGTCACCTCGGGCTCATCTTCAGTGCGCTGATACTGGCCATGCTGATGGCCTCCCTGGGTCAGACCGTGCTGGCCACCGCGCTGCCCACCATCGTGGGTGAGCTCGACGGCGTGGAGCACATGGCCTGGGTCATCACGGCCTTCATCCTGGCCTCCACCGTGATGATGCCCGTCTACGGCAAGCTCGGAGACATGTTCGGCCGCAAGCCGCTCTTCATCTTCGCGATCCTCGCCTTCGTCATCGGTTCCGCCCTGGGTGGCGCGGCCGACGGCATGGGCCAGCTGATCGGTGCCCGCGTGATCCAGGGCATCGGCGGCGGCGGACTCATGATCCTCTCCCAGGCCACCATCGCCGACGTCGTGCCTGCCCGGGAACGCGGCAAGTACATGGGTGTCATGGGCGGCGTCTTCGCGTTCTCCTCGGTGGCCGGCCCGCTGCTCGGCGGCTGGCTGACCACTGGTCCCGGCTGGCGCTGGACACTCTGGATGAACGTGCCGCTGGGCCTCCTGGCGCTCGTGGGCATCGCCATGCTGCTCAAGCTGCCCAAGCGCGCTCCCGAGACCCGCGGACGCATCGACGTCTGGGGAATGGCGCTGCTGGGTGCCGCGACCACCGCGGTGGTCCTGGTGGCCACCTGGGGCGGCGGCGAATACGCCTGGTCCTCCCCGATGATCCTGGGCCTGATCGCCGCAGCGATCATCACCGGCGCCATCTTCACCTGGGTCGAATCCCGCACACCGGAGCCGATCCTGCCGCTGATGCTCTTCCGCAGCCGCAACTTCGTGCTCACCATGGTGGCCGGGCTGATCACCGGTATGGCGATGTTCGGTGCCCTGGGCTACATGCCCACGTACCTGCAGATGGTCACCGGCTACACCCCCGCGCAGGCGGGTCTGCTGATGATCCCGATGATGGGCACGCTGCTGGTGGCGGGCATCGTCGTCGGACGCCGGGTGAGCAAGACCGGCCGGTACAAGAAGGTGATGGTGGTCGGCAGCGTGATCACCGCACTGGGCCTGGGCCTGCTCTCCACGGTGAGCGCCGACTCCCCGGTGATCCTGGAGTGCATCTACCTCGGCGTGCTGGGCCTCGGCCTGGGCTGCACCATGCAGCTGCTGACGCTGGTGGCGCAGAACTCCTTCGCGCTGCGGTTCGTGGGCACCGCGACGGCGGGACAGAACTACTTCCGCCAGGTCGGCGCCACGCTGGGCTCGGCCGTGGTGGGCTCGCTCTTCGCCACCCGGCTGACCGACCTGCTGCGCGATCGGCTTCCCGCCGGTGCCGCAGATGGCGCCGGGGCCAACTCGTTGACCCCGGAGCTGGTGCGGTCCCTGCCCGATGCGGCCTACACCGTGGTGGTGGAGTCCTACAACGAGGCGCTCATGCCGCTGTTCCTGCTGCTGGCGCCGATCGCGCTGATCTCCACGCTGATGCTGATCTTCGTCGACGAGAAGCCACTGGCCACCACGCTGGACCGCTGA
- a CDS encoding copper resistance CopC family protein, producing the protein MTHRISTTRAQAARITALSAAAGLGLSLAAVAAPAWAHDSLISSSPEAGEVLEASPEEIVLEFSGDGLTDGQGIANVLQISDAEGENWEGETQIEGATMSTELPEELPGGEYTVAYRAVYSDGHAEEQSFDFEVAETAESESPSASAPAESSENDDDAASSPSGQATGDAADGDAESQDSDEQSSEDQEADVSAEVVGYSAGVPTWVLVAGGVVVLGVLAAVVVTVLRGRSRRRN; encoded by the coding sequence ATGACACACCGCATCTCCACCACCCGTGCACAGGCTGCCCGCATCACCGCCCTCTCCGCCGCGGCAGGGCTCGGCCTCTCACTGGCGGCCGTGGCCGCCCCCGCCTGGGCCCATGATTCGCTCATCTCCTCCTCCCCGGAGGCCGGTGAGGTCCTGGAGGCCAGCCCCGAGGAGATCGTCCTCGAGTTCTCCGGAGACGGACTGACCGACGGACAGGGCATCGCCAACGTCCTCCAGATCTCCGACGCCGAGGGAGAGAACTGGGAGGGTGAGACCCAGATCGAGGGCGCCACCATGTCCACCGAGCTTCCCGAGGAGCTGCCCGGCGGCGAGTACACCGTGGCCTACCGCGCGGTCTACTCTGATGGCCATGCGGAGGAGCAGTCCTTCGACTTCGAGGTGGCGGAGACCGCAGAATCGGAGAGCCCGTCCGCATCTGCCCCGGCGGAGTCGTCGGAGAACGACGACGACGCGGCGTCCAGCCCCAGCGGCCAGGCCACAGGAGACGCAGCGGACGGCGACGCCGAAAGCCAAGACTCCGACGAGCAGAGCTCCGAGGATCAGGAGGCCGACGTGTCTGCGGAAGTGGTGGGGTACAGCGCAGGCGTGCCGACCTGGGTGCTGGTGGCCGGGGGCGTCGTGGTGCTCGGGGTGCTGGCCGCCGTCGTCGTCACGGTGCTCCGCGGCCGCAGCAGGCGCCGCAACTAG
- a CDS encoding YccF domain-containing protein — MNSMVSSILNVIWLVFGGLWLALGYFLAGIICCLLIITIPFGIASFRIGVYALWPFGRTIVDRSPRGAGPITTVGNVIWVLVAGIWIAIGHVLTAIPMFVSIIGIPLGIANLKLIPVSLMPLGKVIVPSRAVLPTYRHA, encoded by the coding sequence ATGAACTCCATGGTCTCTTCGATCCTCAACGTCATCTGGCTGGTCTTCGGGGGGCTCTGGCTCGCACTGGGCTACTTCCTCGCCGGGATCATCTGCTGCCTGCTGATCATCACGATCCCCTTCGGCATCGCCTCCTTCCGGATCGGCGTCTACGCGCTCTGGCCCTTCGGCCGGACTATCGTGGACCGCAGCCCGCGCGGCGCCGGACCCATCACCACGGTTGGCAACGTCATCTGGGTCCTGGTGGCGGGCATCTGGATCGCCATCGGGCATGTGCTCACCGCGATCCCGATGTTCGTGAGCATCATCGGGATCCCGCTGGGCATCGCGAACCTGAAGCTGATCCCGGTCTCGCTGATGCCGCTTGGCAAGGTCATCGTGCCCTCACGGGCAGTGCTGCCGACTTACCGCCACGCCTGA
- a CDS encoding aldehyde dehydrogenase family protein: MTRQTEPDACHLPEHQVSTPLSAIDARVAEAQRTFQTGRTKPLAWRRDQLKALLRLLEECAGEVHTAMDADLGKNDVESHLTEVLAVKSEIKDTIKHLERWTRGQRVSVPFLVGTARADVQRQPLGTVLIIGPWNYPFHLLLMPLIGALAAGNSVVLKPSELAPAVSRTVARLIPEYLDPEAVQVIEGGVEETTRLLEHRFDHIFYTGNGTVGSIVMTAAAKHLTPVTLELGGKSPVWVDPSADLTQAAESLVWGKFSNSGQTCVAPDYVLTTPDLAEPLAAEIARVTTRAFGTSPRTATNYGRIISERHTERLAGLLGSGVPVMGGTADIPARYVAPTVLLDVAPDSAIMQEEIFGPILPILTVADHREAIAFINARPKPLALYAFTEHQEVRDDFLEQTSSGGITFNTVMTQLAVSTLPFGGVGASGMGRYHGEYSVETFSHERAVLRKLPGFDPTRLAKAPISRGMRRFLLKG, translated from the coding sequence ATGACTCGTCAGACAGAACCCGACGCCTGCCACCTGCCCGAACACCAGGTGTCCACACCCCTGAGTGCCATCGATGCCCGTGTCGCCGAGGCGCAGCGGACGTTTCAGACCGGCCGGACAAAGCCGCTGGCATGGCGTCGCGACCAGCTCAAGGCGCTGCTGCGTCTGCTCGAGGAGTGCGCTGGGGAGGTCCACACGGCCATGGACGCCGACCTGGGCAAGAACGACGTCGAAAGTCACCTGACCGAGGTGCTCGCGGTGAAGTCCGAGATCAAGGACACCATCAAGCACCTTGAGCGCTGGACGCGGGGTCAGCGGGTCTCTGTGCCGTTTCTCGTGGGCACCGCCCGGGCCGACGTGCAGCGCCAGCCGCTGGGCACAGTGCTGATCATCGGACCCTGGAACTACCCGTTCCACCTGCTGCTGATGCCGCTCATCGGCGCTCTGGCCGCCGGCAACTCCGTGGTGCTCAAGCCCAGCGAGCTGGCCCCGGCGGTCTCCCGCACCGTGGCCCGGCTGATACCGGAATACCTCGACCCCGAGGCGGTGCAGGTCATCGAAGGCGGGGTCGAAGAGACGACCCGGCTGCTGGAGCACCGCTTCGATCACATCTTCTACACCGGCAACGGCACCGTGGGATCGATCGTGATGACCGCCGCCGCGAAGCACCTGACCCCGGTGACGCTGGAACTCGGCGGCAAGTCTCCGGTGTGGGTCGACCCCTCGGCTGATCTCACGCAGGCTGCCGAATCCCTCGTGTGGGGCAAGTTCAGCAACAGCGGTCAGACCTGCGTGGCGCCAGACTACGTGCTGACCACGCCCGATCTGGCTGAACCACTGGCGGCGGAGATCGCTCGGGTCACCACCCGCGCGTTCGGGACGAGCCCGCGCACGGCCACGAACTACGGGCGCATCATCAGTGAGCGCCACACCGAGCGGCTGGCCGGCCTGCTGGGCTCCGGCGTCCCGGTGATGGGCGGCACGGCGGACATCCCGGCGAGGTATGTGGCGCCCACTGTGCTGCTCGACGTCGCCCCCGACTCCGCCATCATGCAGGAGGAGATCTTCGGACCGATTCTGCCGATCCTCACGGTGGCCGATCACCGGGAGGCCATCGCCTTCATCAATGCGCGGCCGAAGCCGCTGGCCCTCTACGCGTTCACCGAGCACCAAGAGGTACGCGATGACTTCCTGGAGCAGACCTCCTCGGGCGGGATCACCTTCAACACCGTCATGACCCAGCTGGCGGTGTCCACGCTTCCGTTCGGCGGCGTCGGGGCCAGCGGCATGGGCAGGTACCACGGGGAGTACAGCGTCGAGACGTTCAGCCACGAGCGCGCGGTGCTGCGCAAGCTGCCCGGCTTCGACCCCACCCGACTGGCGAAAGCGCCCATCTCCAGGGGCATGCGCCGGTTCCTGCTCAAGGGATGA